Genomic window (Gemmatimonadaceae bacterium):
CGTGAAGGAGAGCGATCGCATCGCCGCCGTCGTCTCCAACCTGCGCGCCATCGGCGTCGACGCCGAGGAACTCCCCGACGGATTGATCGTGCGCGGCACGGAGGCGCCGCTCGCCGGGCGCGTCGTCACCCATGGCGACCATCGCATCGCAATGGCGTTCGGCGTCCTCGGCGCCACCCCCGGCTGCGCGATCGACATCGACGACCCCGACTGCTGCTCCGTCTCCTATCCGGGCTTCTGGCGCGACCTGGCCCTCGTGCGCGATGTCGTCCGATAGCCGCCCGCACCCGAATTGGCGCAGCGGACACCTCGTCGTCGCAATCGACGGTCCCGCCGCCTCGGGGAAGTCGTCGACCGCACAGTGGGTCGCCGGTGAGTTGGGATTCCGGCACGTCGACTCGGGCGCGCTGTATCGTGCGGCCACCGCCGTCGCCCTCCGCAGCGGACGTCCGGCGAGCGAATGGACCCCCGCCTGGCTCCTCGAACAGGCAGCGCGCATCACCCTCATCCCCACGGAGACGTCGTTTGCTCCGCACGTCGATGGCGAGCGTATGGATGAGGAGATCCGCGGGACCGAGGTCACGCGTCACGTCTCGCTCGTGGCCCAGATGCAGGTGGTGCGTGGCTGGGTGAATGCGCAGGTACGCGAGGTCGCGAAGTCGTTCGACGTCGTCTGCGACGGGCGCGACATGGGCACGGCGGTCTTCCCGGATGCGGAGCTCAAGGTCTTCCTGGTCGCCGATCCGTGGGAGCGGGCTCGCCGCCGGCTGATCCAGCGTCTGGGGCGTCGCCCCACTGACGCCGAGATCGCCGAGGAGACCGACCGCCTCGTCCAGCGCGACGCCGCCGACGCGACGCAGACGGTGCAGGCCAAGGACGCCGTCCTGGTCGACACCACCTACCTGACGCAGGTCGAGCAGGTCGAGCGGATCGTGGCCCTGGCGCGCGCCACTCGGAGCCGCCGCCCGCTCACTCCGTTGGGCGACCTCCCCTCAGTTCCCCCGCCGGACGGAACGCCGGACGCCTAGCGAGCGGCCCGTCGGCCGAGGCCGTCAAGGTGGTGCGGGCGGGAGCGGCAGGGCAGAGCCAAGTTGCCGTGGGGGCGCGACTTCCGGGTGGTGCGGGGCGTTGACTCGCGGGGGCGTTCCCGGGTAGGTTTCGCGTTCCCCAAAAACGGCCCTCGTTCGCGCAGCGCGCTGCGACTCGTGATGCGCGATGCGCGCGGGGGCCGGTCATCCTCATTCCTCAGCCTCGTCGCGGCGAGCCTAAATATCCGCTGACACAGGAGCCACCCTACTCATGGCCGAGTTCGACACGAACGGCATGTCGATCGTTGAGAAGCGCAAGGCCCAGAAGGCCGAGCTGCGCCCGCTCGCCAATCGTCGCCCAGAGCTGTACGACGAAGACGAGTATTCGTCTGCGGAGTACGAGAAGATGATGGAGATGTACAACGGGACGCTCGCCTCGATCGATGAGGGCGAGATCGTCAAGTCCCGTGTACTCGAAATCCGCGAGAACATGGTGGTCCTCGACATCGGCTTCAAGTCCGAAGGGACCATCCCGCTCGAGGAATTCAAGGACATGCCCGACCTCAAGCCGGGCGACGAAGTCGAGGTCCTGCTCGAGCACCTCGAAGACCAGGAAGGCTCGGTCGTCCTGTCGAAGAAGAAGGCCGACTTCATGCGCGTGTGGGAGAAGATCCGCGTCGCGTATGAGACCGACCAGCCGGTAGAGGGGACGCTCGTCAAGAAGATCAAGGGCGGCGTCGTGGTCGACCTCATGGGCGTCGACGCCTTCCTCCCGGGCTCGCAGATCGCGCTGCGGCGCGTTCCCAACATCGACGAACTGCTCGGCCAGAAGTACGAGTTCAAGATCATCAA
Coding sequences:
- a CDS encoding S1 RNA-binding domain-containing protein, whose product is MAEFDTNGMSIVEKRKAQKAELRPLANRRPELYDEDEYSSAEYEKMMEMYNGTLASIDEGEIVKSRVLEIRENMVVLDIGFKSEGTIPLEEFKDMPDLKPGDEVEVLLEHLEDQEGSVVLSKKKADFMRVWEKIRVAYETDQPVEGTLVKKIKGGVVVDLMGVDAFLPGSQIALRRVPNIDELLGQKYEFKIIKLNKRRRNIVVSRRVILEAERAGKREKLMKELQKDQVRKGVVKNITDFGAFIDLGGVDGLLHITDMAWGRISHPTEMVHIGDELEVKVLDIDWERERISLGLKQLQPYPWKDVIEKY
- the cmk gene encoding (d)CMP kinase, producing MSSDSRPHPNWRSGHLVVAIDGPAASGKSSTAQWVAGELGFRHVDSGALYRAATAVALRSGRPASEWTPAWLLEQAARITLIPTETSFAPHVDGERMDEEIRGTEVTRHVSLVAQMQVVRGWVNAQVREVAKSFDVVCDGRDMGTAVFPDAELKVFLVADPWERARRRLIQRLGRRPTDAEIAEETDRLVQRDAADATQTVQAKDAVLVDTTYLTQVEQVERIVALARATRSRRPLTPLGDLPSVPPPDGTPDA